In Kitasatospora sp. NA04385, a single genomic region encodes these proteins:
- a CDS encoding NUDIX hydrolase has translation MGRTEYYYDPDAPKANTLIPASNLLVVDDTGAVLLQRRRDTGQWALPGGAQDIGETAAQCAVRECLEETGIVAEITGFLGVYTDPHHIVAYTDGEIRQQYENTYLGRPVGGEPTVNDEADGVRFVRPADLDRYDIHPSMRRQIGDYLAGTYPHLG, from the coding sequence ATGGGCAGGACCGAGTACTACTACGACCCGGACGCACCCAAGGCCAACACCCTGATCCCGGCCAGCAACCTGCTCGTCGTGGACGACACCGGTGCCGTCCTGCTGCAGCGCCGCCGCGACACCGGCCAGTGGGCACTGCCCGGCGGGGCCCAGGACATCGGCGAGACCGCCGCCCAGTGCGCCGTGCGCGAGTGCCTGGAGGAGACCGGCATCGTCGCCGAGATCACCGGCTTCCTCGGCGTCTACACCGACCCGCACCACATCGTCGCCTACACCGACGGCGAGATCCGCCAGCAGTACGAGAACACCTACCTCGGCCGTCCCGTCGGCGGCGAACCCACCGTCAACGACGAGGCCGACGGCGTCCGCTTCGTCCGGCCCGCCGACCTCGACCGGTACGACATCCACCCCAGCATGCGCCGCCAGATCGGCGACTACCTCGCCGGCACCTACCCCCACCTGGGCTGA